Proteins co-encoded in one Neofelis nebulosa isolate mNeoNeb1 chromosome 2, mNeoNeb1.pri, whole genome shotgun sequence genomic window:
- the H6PD gene encoding GDH/6PGL endoplasmic bifunctional protein isoform X4, which translates to MERRQSDGPGQTRRSHGCKQRFETERGGPAIACSLIPISRLLGSESETDQAAHCTDVEERGPRRHPGCWKMLTVAMCMALLGCLQAQELRGHVSVILLGATGDLARKYLWQGLFQLYLDEVGKDYSFSFHGAALTSTKQGQAFIAKVLESLSCPEDVVPDRCSELKGQFQRLSAYRHLATSEDYMALSKDIEAQVQHGGLREAGRIFYFSVPPFAYADIARNINSSCRPGPGAWLRVVLEKPFGHDHLSAQQLATELGGFFREEEMYRVDHYLGKQAVAQILPFRDQNRKALDGLWSRHHVERVEIIMKETVDAEGRTGFYEEYGVIRDVLQNHLTEVLTLVAMELPHNISSSESVLQHKLRAFRALRGLQKGSAVLGQYQAYSEQVRREQQKPDSFHSLTPTFAGVLVHMDNLRWEGVPFILMSGKALDERVGYVRILFRNQAYCVQNDEHWVADQSQCLPRQIVFYIGHGELGSPAVLVSRNLFRPSLPPESWKELGARPGLRLFGRPLSDFYAYSPVREQDAYSVLISRIFHGRKDSFVTTENLLASWGFWTPLLDSLAHEVPRLYPGGAENGHLLDFEFGGARLCFSQQQPERLVPGPGPAPMPSGFQVLKAKYRESPLISAWPEELIAKLADDIEATAVRAVRRFGTFHLALSGGSSPVPLFQQLATGHYGFPWAHTHLWLVDERCVPLWDPESNFQHLQTHLLQHIRVPYYNIHPMPVHLRQRLCAEEDQGAQTYASEISALVANGSFDLVLLGMGADGHTASLFPQSPSGLDGEQLVVLTESPSRPFQRMSLSLPLINRARKVAVLVMGRVKREITMLVSRVGHEPKKWPISGVLPSSGQLVWYMDYEAFLG; encoded by the exons gcaccctggctgTTGGAAGATGCTCACAGTGGCGATGTGCATGGCCCTCCTGGGGTGCCTGCAGGCCCAGGAGCTCCGGGGACACGTCTCCGTCATCCTGCTGGGAGCAACCGGGGACCTGGCCAGGAAATACTTATGGCAGGGGCTGTTCCAGCTGTACCTGGATGAGGTGGGGAAGGACTACAGTTTCAGCTTCCATGGGGCTGCCCTGACGTCCACCAAGCAGGGCCAAGCGTTCATAGCCAAGGTCCTGGAGTCCCTCTCCTGCCCGGAGGACGTGGTACCCGACCGCTGCTCCGAACTCAAGGGCCAGTTCCAGCGGCTGAGTGCGTACCGCCACCTGGCGACGAGTGAGGACTATATGGCCCTGAGCAAGGACATTGAGGCACAGGTCCAACACGGGGGCCTCCGGGAGGCCGGCAGGATCTTCTACTTCTCGGTGCCACCCTTTGCCTATGCGGACATTGCCCGCAACATTAACAGCAGCTGCCGCCCGGGCCCGGGCGCCTGGCTGCGGGTTGTCCTCGAGAAGCCCTTCGGCCATGACCACCTCTCAGCCCAGCAGCTGGCCACGGAACTCGGGGGCTTTTTCCGAGAGGAGGAGATGTACCGGGTGGACCATTACCTGGGCAAGCAG GCCGTGGCTCAGATCCTGCCTTTCCGAGACCAGAACCGCAAGGCCTTGGACGGCCTCTGGAGCCGGCACCACGTGGAGCGGGTGGAGATCATCATGAAGGAGACTGTGGATGCCGAGG GCCGCACCGGCTTCTACGAGGAGTACGGCGTCATTCGCGACGTGCTCCAGAACCACCTGACCGAGGTCCTCACCCTCGTGGCCATGGAGCTACCCCACAACATCAGCAGCTCAGAGTCTGTGCTCCAGCACAAGCTCCGGGCCTTCCGGGCTCTGCGGGGCCTGCAGAAGGGCAGCGCCGTCCTGGGCCAGTACCAGGCATACAGCGAGCAGGTGCGCAGAGAGCAGCAGAAGCCGGACAGCTTCCACAGCCTGACGCCGACCTTCGCAG GCGTCCTCGTTCACATGGACAACCTTCGCTGGGAGGGCGTCCCTTTCATCCTGATGTCCGGCAAAGCCTTGGATGAGAGAGTGGGCTACGTTCGCATCTTGTTCAGGAACCAGGCTTACTGTGTCCAGAACGACGAGCACTGGGTCGCCGACCAGAGCCAGTGCCTCCCTCGGCAGATCGTCTTCTACATCGGACACGGTGAGCTGGGCAGCCCTGCCGTGCTGGTCAGTCGGAACCTGTTcaggccctccctgccccccgagAGCTGGAAGGAGCTGGGGGCCCGGCCGGGGCTCCGCCTCTTCGGCCGCCCGCTGTCCGATTTCTATGCCTACAGCCCCGTGAGGGAGCAGGACGCCTACTCTGTCCTCATATCTCGCATCTTCCACGGCCGAAAGGACTCCTTCGTCACCACGGAGAACCTGCTGGCCTCCTGGGGCTTCTGGACCCCCCTGCTGGACAGCCTGGCCCACGAGGTCCCGCGCCTCTACCCGGGAGGCGCTGAGAACGGGCACCTGTTGGACTTCGAGTTCGGCGGCGCCCGGCTGTGCTTCTCGCAGCAGCAGCCGGAGCGGCTGGTGCCGGGCCCCGGCCCTGCACCGATGCCCAGCGGCTTCCAGGTTCTCAAGGCCAAGTACCGAGAGAGCCCGCTGATCTCGGCCTGGCCCGAGGAGCTGATCGCGAAGCTGGCCGACGACATCGAGGCCACGGCCGTGCGGGCCGTGCGGCGCTTTGGCACGTTCCACCTGGCGCTGTCCGGCGGCTCGAGCCCCGTGCCCCTGTTCCAGCAGCTGGCCACCGGGCACTACGGCTTCCCCTGGGCCCACACGCACCTGTGGCTGGTGGACGAGCGCTGCGTCCCGCTCTGGGACCCCGAGTCCAACTTCCAGCACCTGCAGACCCACCTGCTCCAGCACATCAGGGTCCCCTACTACAACATTCACCCCATGCCCGTGCATCTGCGCCAGCGGCTGTGCGCCGAGGAGGACCAGGGCGCCCAGACGTACGCCAGCGAGATCTCGGCCCTGGTGGCCAACGGCAGCTTCGACCTGGTGCTGCTGGGCATGGGCGCGGACGGGCACACGGCCTCCCTCTTCCCGCAGTCGCCCAGCGGCCTGGACGGCGAGCAGCTGGTCGTGCTGACCGAGAGCCCCTCCAGGCCATTCCAGCGCATGAGCCTCAGCCTGCCCCTCATCAACCGCGCCAGGAAGGTGGCGGTCCTGGTCATGGGCAGGGTGAAGCGTGAGATCACCATGCTGGTGAGCCGCGTGGGCCATGAGCCCAAGAAATGGCCCATTTCAGGCGTCCTGCCTAGTTCCGGCCAGCTGGTTTGGTACATGGACTATGAGGCGTTTCTGGGATGA
- the H6PD gene encoding GDH/6PGL endoplasmic bifunctional protein isoform X6 encodes MKHPGCWKMLTVAMCMALLGCLQAQELRGHVSVILLGATGDLARKYLWQGLFQLYLDEVGKDYSFSFHGAALTSTKQGQAFIAKVLESLSCPEDVVPDRCSELKGQFQRLSAYRHLATSEDYMALSKDIEAQVQHGGLREAGRIFYFSVPPFAYADIARNINSSCRPGPGAWLRVVLEKPFGHDHLSAQQLATELGGFFREEEMYRVDHYLGKQAVAQILPFRDQNRKALDGLWSRHHVERVEIIMKETVDAEGRTGFYEEYGVIRDVLQNHLTEVLTLVAMELPHNISSSESVLQHKLRAFRALRGLQKGSAVLGQYQAYSEQVRREQQKPDSFHSLTPTFAGVLVHMDNLRWEGVPFILMSGKALDERVGYVRILFRNQAYCVQNDEHWVADQSQCLPRQIVFYIGHGELGSPAVLVSRNLFRPSLPPESWKELGARPGLRLFGRPLSDFYAYSPVREQDAYSVLISRIFHGRKDSFVTTENLLASWGFWTPLLDSLAHEVPRLYPGGAENGHLLDFEFGGARLCFSQQQPERLVPGPGPAPMPSGFQVLKAKYRESPLISAWPEELIAKLADDIEATAVRAVRRFGTFHLALSGGSSPVPLFQQLATGHYGFPWAHTHLWLVDERCVPLWDPESNFQHLQTHLLQHIRVPYYNIHPMPVHLRQRLCAEEDQGAQTYASEISALVANGSFDLVLLGMGADGHTASLFPQSPSGLDGEQLVVLTESPSRPFQRMSLSLPLINRARKVAVLVMGRVKREITMLVSRVGHEPKKWPISGVLPSSGQLVWYMDYEAFLG; translated from the exons gcaccctggctgTTGGAAGATGCTCACAGTGGCGATGTGCATGGCCCTCCTGGGGTGCCTGCAGGCCCAGGAGCTCCGGGGACACGTCTCCGTCATCCTGCTGGGAGCAACCGGGGACCTGGCCAGGAAATACTTATGGCAGGGGCTGTTCCAGCTGTACCTGGATGAGGTGGGGAAGGACTACAGTTTCAGCTTCCATGGGGCTGCCCTGACGTCCACCAAGCAGGGCCAAGCGTTCATAGCCAAGGTCCTGGAGTCCCTCTCCTGCCCGGAGGACGTGGTACCCGACCGCTGCTCCGAACTCAAGGGCCAGTTCCAGCGGCTGAGTGCGTACCGCCACCTGGCGACGAGTGAGGACTATATGGCCCTGAGCAAGGACATTGAGGCACAGGTCCAACACGGGGGCCTCCGGGAGGCCGGCAGGATCTTCTACTTCTCGGTGCCACCCTTTGCCTATGCGGACATTGCCCGCAACATTAACAGCAGCTGCCGCCCGGGCCCGGGCGCCTGGCTGCGGGTTGTCCTCGAGAAGCCCTTCGGCCATGACCACCTCTCAGCCCAGCAGCTGGCCACGGAACTCGGGGGCTTTTTCCGAGAGGAGGAGATGTACCGGGTGGACCATTACCTGGGCAAGCAG GCCGTGGCTCAGATCCTGCCTTTCCGAGACCAGAACCGCAAGGCCTTGGACGGCCTCTGGAGCCGGCACCACGTGGAGCGGGTGGAGATCATCATGAAGGAGACTGTGGATGCCGAGG GCCGCACCGGCTTCTACGAGGAGTACGGCGTCATTCGCGACGTGCTCCAGAACCACCTGACCGAGGTCCTCACCCTCGTGGCCATGGAGCTACCCCACAACATCAGCAGCTCAGAGTCTGTGCTCCAGCACAAGCTCCGGGCCTTCCGGGCTCTGCGGGGCCTGCAGAAGGGCAGCGCCGTCCTGGGCCAGTACCAGGCATACAGCGAGCAGGTGCGCAGAGAGCAGCAGAAGCCGGACAGCTTCCACAGCCTGACGCCGACCTTCGCAG GCGTCCTCGTTCACATGGACAACCTTCGCTGGGAGGGCGTCCCTTTCATCCTGATGTCCGGCAAAGCCTTGGATGAGAGAGTGGGCTACGTTCGCATCTTGTTCAGGAACCAGGCTTACTGTGTCCAGAACGACGAGCACTGGGTCGCCGACCAGAGCCAGTGCCTCCCTCGGCAGATCGTCTTCTACATCGGACACGGTGAGCTGGGCAGCCCTGCCGTGCTGGTCAGTCGGAACCTGTTcaggccctccctgccccccgagAGCTGGAAGGAGCTGGGGGCCCGGCCGGGGCTCCGCCTCTTCGGCCGCCCGCTGTCCGATTTCTATGCCTACAGCCCCGTGAGGGAGCAGGACGCCTACTCTGTCCTCATATCTCGCATCTTCCACGGCCGAAAGGACTCCTTCGTCACCACGGAGAACCTGCTGGCCTCCTGGGGCTTCTGGACCCCCCTGCTGGACAGCCTGGCCCACGAGGTCCCGCGCCTCTACCCGGGAGGCGCTGAGAACGGGCACCTGTTGGACTTCGAGTTCGGCGGCGCCCGGCTGTGCTTCTCGCAGCAGCAGCCGGAGCGGCTGGTGCCGGGCCCCGGCCCTGCACCGATGCCCAGCGGCTTCCAGGTTCTCAAGGCCAAGTACCGAGAGAGCCCGCTGATCTCGGCCTGGCCCGAGGAGCTGATCGCGAAGCTGGCCGACGACATCGAGGCCACGGCCGTGCGGGCCGTGCGGCGCTTTGGCACGTTCCACCTGGCGCTGTCCGGCGGCTCGAGCCCCGTGCCCCTGTTCCAGCAGCTGGCCACCGGGCACTACGGCTTCCCCTGGGCCCACACGCACCTGTGGCTGGTGGACGAGCGCTGCGTCCCGCTCTGGGACCCCGAGTCCAACTTCCAGCACCTGCAGACCCACCTGCTCCAGCACATCAGGGTCCCCTACTACAACATTCACCCCATGCCCGTGCATCTGCGCCAGCGGCTGTGCGCCGAGGAGGACCAGGGCGCCCAGACGTACGCCAGCGAGATCTCGGCCCTGGTGGCCAACGGCAGCTTCGACCTGGTGCTGCTGGGCATGGGCGCGGACGGGCACACGGCCTCCCTCTTCCCGCAGTCGCCCAGCGGCCTGGACGGCGAGCAGCTGGTCGTGCTGACCGAGAGCCCCTCCAGGCCATTCCAGCGCATGAGCCTCAGCCTGCCCCTCATCAACCGCGCCAGGAAGGTGGCGGTCCTGGTCATGGGCAGGGTGAAGCGTGAGATCACCATGCTGGTGAGCCGCGTGGGCCATGAGCCCAAGAAATGGCCCATTTCAGGCGTCCTGCCTAGTTCCGGCCAGCTGGTTTGGTACATGGACTATGAGGCGTTTCTGGGATGA